A window of Pan paniscus chromosome 10, NHGRI_mPanPan1-v2.0_pri, whole genome shotgun sequence contains these coding sequences:
- the TBX3 gene encoding T-box transcription factor TBX3 isoform X1 produces the protein MSLSMRDPVIPGTSMAYHPFLPHRAPDFAMSAVLGHQPPFFPALTLPPNGAAALSLPGALAKPIMDQLVGAAETGIPFSSLGPQAHLRPLKTMEPEEEVEDDPKVHLEAKELWDQFHKRGTEMVITKSGRRMFPPFKVRCSGLDKKAKYILLMDIIAADDCRYKFHNSRWMVAGKADPEMPKRMYIHPDSPATGEQWMSKVVTFHKLKLTNNISDKHGFTLAFPSDHATWQGNYSFGTQTILNSMHKYQPRFHIVRANDILKLPYSTFRTYLFPETEFIAVTAYQNDKITQLKIDNNPFAKGFRDTGNGRREKRKQLTLQSMRVFDERHKKENGTSDESSSEQAAFNCFAQASSPAVSTVGTSNLKDLCPSDGESDAEAESKEEHGPEACDAAKISTTTSEEPCRDKGSPAVKAHLFAAERPRDSGRLDKASPDSRHSPATISSSTRGLGAEERRSPVREGTAPAKVEEARALPGKEAFAPLTVQTDAAAAHLAQGPLPGLGFAPGLAGQQFFNGHPLFPHPSQFAMGGAFSSMAAAGMGPLLATVSGASTGVSGLDSTAMASAAAAQGLSGASAATLPFHLQQHVLASQGLAMSPFGSLFPYPYTYMAAAAAASSAAASSSVHRHPFLNLNTMRPRLRYSPYSIPVPVPDGSSLLTTALPSMAAAAGPLDGKVAALAASPASVAVDSGSELNSRSSTLSSSSVSLSPKLCAEKEAATSELQSIQRLVSGLEAKPDRSRSASP, from the exons ATGAGCCTCTCCATGAGAGATCCGGTCATTCCTGGGACAAGCATGGCCTACCATCCGTTCCTACCTCACCGGGCGCCGGACTTCGCCATGAGCGCGGTGCTGGGTCACCAGCCGCCGTTCTTCCCCGCGCTGACGCTGCCTCCCAACGGCGCGGCGGCGCTCTCGCTGCCGGGCGCCCTGGCCAAGCCGATCATGGATCAATTGGTGGGGGCGGCCGAGACCGGCATCCCGTTCTCCTCCCTGGGGCCCCAGGCGCATCTGAGGCCTTTGAAGACCATGGAGCCCGAAGAAGAGGTGGAGGACGACCCCAAGGTGCACCTGGAGGCTAAAGAACTTTGGGATCAGTTTCACAAGCGGGGCACCGAGATGGTCATTACCAAGTCGGGAAG GCGAATGTTTCCTCCATTTAAAGTGAGATGTTCTGGGCTGGATAAAaaagccaaatacattttattgatgGACATTATAGCTGCTGATGACTGTCGTTATAAATTTCACAATTCTCGGTGGATGGTGGCTGGTAAGGCCGACCCCGAAATGCCAAAGAGGATGTACATTCACCCGGACAGCCCCGCTACTGGGGAACAGTGGATGTCCAAAGTCGTCACTTTCCACAAACTGAAACTCACCAACAACATTTCAGACAAACATGGATTT ACTTTGGCCTTCCCAAGTGATCACGCTACGTGGCAGGGGAATTATAGTTTTGGTACTCAG ACTATATTGAACTCCATGCACAAATACCAGCCCCGGTTCCACATTGTAAGAGCCAATGACATCTTGAAACTCCCTTATAGTACATTTCGGACATACTTGTTCCCCGAAACTGAATTCATCGCTGTGACTGCATACCAGAATGATAAG ATAACCCAGTTAAAAATAGACAACAACCCTTTTGCAAAAGGTTTCCGGGACACTGGAAATGGCCGAAGAGAAAAAAG AAAACAGCTCACCCTGCAGTCCATGAGGGTGTTTGATGAAAGACACAAAAAGGAGAATGGGACCTCCGATGAGTCCTCCAGTGAACAAGCAGCTTTCAACTGCTTCGCCCAGGCTTCTTCTCCAGCCGTCTCCACTGTAGGGACATCGAACCTCAAAG ATTTATGTCCCAGCGACGGTGAGAGCGACGCCGAGGCCGAGAGCAAAGAGGAGCACGGCCCCGAGGCCTGCGACGCGGCCAAGATCTCCACCACCACGTCGGAGGAGCCCTGCCGTGACAAGGGCAGCCCCGCGGTCAAGGCTCACCTTTTCGCTGCTGAGCGGCCCCGGGACAGCGGGCGGCTGGACAAAGCGTCGCCCGACTCACGCCATAGCCCCGCCACCATCTCGTCCAGCACTCGCGGCCTGGGCGCGGAGGAGCGCAGGAGCCCGGTTCGCGAGGGCACAGCCCCGGCCAAGGTGGAAGAGGCGCGCGCGCTCCCGGGCAAGGAGGCCTTCGCGCCGCTCACGGTGCAGACGGACGCGGCCGCCGCGCACCTGGCCCAGGGCCCCCTGCCTGGCCTCGGCTTCGCCCCGGGCCTGGCGGGCCAACAGTTCTTCAACGGGCACCCGCTCTTCCCGCACCCCAGCCAGTTTGCCATGGGGGGCGCCTTCTCCAGCATGGCGGCCGCGGGCATGGGGCCCCTCCTGGCCACCGTTTCTGGGGCCTCCACCGGTGTCTCGGGCCTGGATTCCACGGCCATGGCCTCTGCCGCCGCGGCGCAGGGACTGTCCGGGGCGTCCGCGGCCACCCTGCCCTTCCACCTCCAGCAGCACGTCCTGGCCTCTCAG GGCCTGGCCATGTCCCCTTTCGGAAGCCTGTTCCCTTACCCCTACACGTACATGGCCGCAGCGGCGGCCGCCTCCTCCGCGGCAGCCTCCAGCTCGGTGCACCGCCACCCCTTCCTCAATCTGAACACCATGCGCCCGCGGCTGCGCTACAGCCCCTACTCCATCCCGGTGCCGGTCCCGGACGGCAGCAGTCTGCTCACCACCGCCCTGCCCTCCATGGCGGCGGCCGCGGGGCCCCTGGACGGCAAAGTCGCCGCCCTGGCCGCCAGCCCGGCCTCGGTGGCGGTGGACTCGGGCTCTGAACTCAACAGCCGCTCCTCCACGCTCTCCTCCAGCTCCGTGTCCTTGTCGCCCAAACTCTGCGCGGAGAAAGAGGCGGCCACCAGCGAACTGCAGAGCATCCAGCGGTTGGTTAGCGGCTTGGAAGCCAAGCCGGACAGGTCCCGCAGCGCGTCCCCGTAG
- the TBX3 gene encoding T-box transcription factor TBX3 isoform X2 — MSLSMRDPVIPGTSMAYHPFLPHRAPDFAMSAVLGHQPPFFPALTLPPNGAAALSLPGALAKPIMDQLVGAAETGIPFSSLGPQAHLRPLKTMEPEEEVEDDPKVHLEAKELWDQFHKRGTEMVITKSGRRMFPPFKVRCSGLDKKAKYILLMDIIAADDCRYKFHNSRWMVAGKADPEMPKRMYIHPDSPATGEQWMSKVVTFHKLKLTNNISDKHGFTILNSMHKYQPRFHIVRANDILKLPYSTFRTYLFPETEFIAVTAYQNDKITQLKIDNNPFAKGFRDTGNGRREKRKQLTLQSMRVFDERHKKENGTSDESSSEQAAFNCFAQASSPAVSTVGTSNLKDLCPSDGESDAEAESKEEHGPEACDAAKISTTTSEEPCRDKGSPAVKAHLFAAERPRDSGRLDKASPDSRHSPATISSSTRGLGAEERRSPVREGTAPAKVEEARALPGKEAFAPLTVQTDAAAAHLAQGPLPGLGFAPGLAGQQFFNGHPLFPHPSQFAMGGAFSSMAAAGMGPLLATVSGASTGVSGLDSTAMASAAAAQGLSGASAATLPFHLQQHVLASQGLAMSPFGSLFPYPYTYMAAAAAASSAAASSSVHRHPFLNLNTMRPRLRYSPYSIPVPVPDGSSLLTTALPSMAAAAGPLDGKVAALAASPASVAVDSGSELNSRSSTLSSSSVSLSPKLCAEKEAATSELQSIQRLVSGLEAKPDRSRSASP, encoded by the exons ATGAGCCTCTCCATGAGAGATCCGGTCATTCCTGGGACAAGCATGGCCTACCATCCGTTCCTACCTCACCGGGCGCCGGACTTCGCCATGAGCGCGGTGCTGGGTCACCAGCCGCCGTTCTTCCCCGCGCTGACGCTGCCTCCCAACGGCGCGGCGGCGCTCTCGCTGCCGGGCGCCCTGGCCAAGCCGATCATGGATCAATTGGTGGGGGCGGCCGAGACCGGCATCCCGTTCTCCTCCCTGGGGCCCCAGGCGCATCTGAGGCCTTTGAAGACCATGGAGCCCGAAGAAGAGGTGGAGGACGACCCCAAGGTGCACCTGGAGGCTAAAGAACTTTGGGATCAGTTTCACAAGCGGGGCACCGAGATGGTCATTACCAAGTCGGGAAG GCGAATGTTTCCTCCATTTAAAGTGAGATGTTCTGGGCTGGATAAAaaagccaaatacattttattgatgGACATTATAGCTGCTGATGACTGTCGTTATAAATTTCACAATTCTCGGTGGATGGTGGCTGGTAAGGCCGACCCCGAAATGCCAAAGAGGATGTACATTCACCCGGACAGCCCCGCTACTGGGGAACAGTGGATGTCCAAAGTCGTCACTTTCCACAAACTGAAACTCACCAACAACATTTCAGACAAACATGGATTT ACTATATTGAACTCCATGCACAAATACCAGCCCCGGTTCCACATTGTAAGAGCCAATGACATCTTGAAACTCCCTTATAGTACATTTCGGACATACTTGTTCCCCGAAACTGAATTCATCGCTGTGACTGCATACCAGAATGATAAG ATAACCCAGTTAAAAATAGACAACAACCCTTTTGCAAAAGGTTTCCGGGACACTGGAAATGGCCGAAGAGAAAAAAG AAAACAGCTCACCCTGCAGTCCATGAGGGTGTTTGATGAAAGACACAAAAAGGAGAATGGGACCTCCGATGAGTCCTCCAGTGAACAAGCAGCTTTCAACTGCTTCGCCCAGGCTTCTTCTCCAGCCGTCTCCACTGTAGGGACATCGAACCTCAAAG ATTTATGTCCCAGCGACGGTGAGAGCGACGCCGAGGCCGAGAGCAAAGAGGAGCACGGCCCCGAGGCCTGCGACGCGGCCAAGATCTCCACCACCACGTCGGAGGAGCCCTGCCGTGACAAGGGCAGCCCCGCGGTCAAGGCTCACCTTTTCGCTGCTGAGCGGCCCCGGGACAGCGGGCGGCTGGACAAAGCGTCGCCCGACTCACGCCATAGCCCCGCCACCATCTCGTCCAGCACTCGCGGCCTGGGCGCGGAGGAGCGCAGGAGCCCGGTTCGCGAGGGCACAGCCCCGGCCAAGGTGGAAGAGGCGCGCGCGCTCCCGGGCAAGGAGGCCTTCGCGCCGCTCACGGTGCAGACGGACGCGGCCGCCGCGCACCTGGCCCAGGGCCCCCTGCCTGGCCTCGGCTTCGCCCCGGGCCTGGCGGGCCAACAGTTCTTCAACGGGCACCCGCTCTTCCCGCACCCCAGCCAGTTTGCCATGGGGGGCGCCTTCTCCAGCATGGCGGCCGCGGGCATGGGGCCCCTCCTGGCCACCGTTTCTGGGGCCTCCACCGGTGTCTCGGGCCTGGATTCCACGGCCATGGCCTCTGCCGCCGCGGCGCAGGGACTGTCCGGGGCGTCCGCGGCCACCCTGCCCTTCCACCTCCAGCAGCACGTCCTGGCCTCTCAG GGCCTGGCCATGTCCCCTTTCGGAAGCCTGTTCCCTTACCCCTACACGTACATGGCCGCAGCGGCGGCCGCCTCCTCCGCGGCAGCCTCCAGCTCGGTGCACCGCCACCCCTTCCTCAATCTGAACACCATGCGCCCGCGGCTGCGCTACAGCCCCTACTCCATCCCGGTGCCGGTCCCGGACGGCAGCAGTCTGCTCACCACCGCCCTGCCCTCCATGGCGGCGGCCGCGGGGCCCCTGGACGGCAAAGTCGCCGCCCTGGCCGCCAGCCCGGCCTCGGTGGCGGTGGACTCGGGCTCTGAACTCAACAGCCGCTCCTCCACGCTCTCCTCCAGCTCCGTGTCCTTGTCGCCCAAACTCTGCGCGGAGAAAGAGGCGGCCACCAGCGAACTGCAGAGCATCCAGCGGTTGGTTAGCGGCTTGGAAGCCAAGCCGGACAGGTCCCGCAGCGCGTCCCCGTAG